From one Bacteroides fragilis NCTC 9343 genomic stretch:
- a CDS encoding bifunctional 3,4-dihydroxy-2-butanone-4-phosphate synthase/GTP cyclohydrolase II: protein MEPIRLNTIEEAIADFKEGNFVIVVDDEDRENEGDFIIAAEKITPEKVNFMLTHGRGVLCAPITEERCAELELDMQVSSNTSIYETPFTVTVDLLEGCTTGVSMHDRAMTIRALADPKTKPADLGRPGHINPLRARSRGVLRRAGHTEASVDLAKLAGLYPAAALIEIINEDGTMARLPQLVEVARRFGLKIISIKDLIAYRLQMESIVDRGVEVDMPTQFGHFRLIPFRQKSNGMEHIALIKGTWDTDEPILVRVHSSCMTGDIFGSCRCECGEQLHKAMEMIEAAGKGVIVYMNQEGRGIGLMNKIAAYKLQEEGYDTVDANLHLGFDADERDYGVGAQILREIGVKKMKLMTNNPVKRIGLEAYGLEITENVGIEIKPNPYNERYLKTKKDRMGHTLHFNK from the coding sequence AGGTGATTTCATTATTGCTGCCGAGAAGATTACTCCGGAAAAAGTAAATTTCATGCTGACTCACGGTCGTGGAGTACTTTGTGCTCCAATCACAGAAGAACGTTGCGCTGAGTTGGAACTGGATATGCAGGTGTCGTCCAACACTTCAATTTACGAAACTCCGTTTACTGTTACTGTCGACTTGCTTGAGGGGTGTACAACCGGAGTTTCCATGCATGACCGTGCAATGACTATTCGCGCTTTGGCTGATCCGAAGACAAAACCTGCCGACCTGGGGCGTCCGGGACATATCAATCCTTTGCGTGCCCGCTCTCGCGGGGTACTTCGTCGTGCAGGTCATACCGAGGCAAGTGTCGATCTGGCTAAGCTTGCCGGATTATATCCTGCCGCTGCATTGATCGAAATTATCAATGAAGACGGCACCATGGCCCGTCTGCCTCAGTTGGTAGAAGTAGCCCGTCGCTTCGGATTGAAAATAATCTCCATTAAAGATCTGATTGCTTATCGTCTCCAGATGGAGTCTATTGTCGATAGAGGTGTTGAAGTGGATATGCCTACACAGTTCGGGCATTTCCGTCTGATACCTTTCCGCCAGAAATCAAATGGAATGGAACACATTGCATTGATAAAGGGAACTTGGGATACAGACGAACCGATTCTGGTGCGTGTGCACTCTTCTTGTATGACGGGTGATATCTTTGGTTCATGTCGTTGTGAGTGTGGTGAACAGCTTCACAAAGCTATGGAAATGATTGAGGCTGCCGGTAAAGGGGTGATCGTTTACATGAATCAGGAAGGTCGTGGCATCGGCCTGATGAATAAGATTGCTGCTTATAAACTTCAGGAAGAAGGTTATGACACGGTAGATGCCAATCTCCATTTGGGTTTTGATGCCGACGAACGTGATTATGGAGTCGGTGCACAGATTTTGCGTGAGATCGGAGTGAAGAAGATGAAACTGATGACTAACAATCCGGTGAAACGTATCGGTCTGGAAGCCTATGGGTTAGAGATTACCGAGAATGTGGGAATTGAGATTAAGCCGAATCCTTATAATGAACGCTACCTGAAGACTAAGAAAGATAGAATGGGTCATACGCTTCATTTTAATAAGTAA